The following DNA comes from Alienimonas californiensis.
CTGCCGCGGAGGGCTCCCCGCATGAGGTGCGATTCGTCGAGGCGACGTTGTCCGCGGACACCGCCCCCCTCGCCGAGGGGGCGGACGCCGTCTGCATCTTCGTCAACGACCGCTGCGACGCCGCAGCGGCAAACGCCCTCGCCGACCTCGGCGTGAAGGCGATCGCCCTGCGGTGCGCGGGGTTCAATAATGTCGATCTGGACGCCGCGCAGGACCGGGGCCTCGCCGTGGTGCGGGTGCCGGCCTACTCGCCGCACGCGGTCGCGGAGCACACGCTCGGGCTGATTCTCTGCCTGAACCGCCGCATTCACCGGGCCTACAACCGGGTGCGGGAGCACAACTTCGCCCTCTCCGGGCTGCTGGGCTTCGACCTGTACGGCAAGACCTGCGGGGTCGTCGGCACGGGGGCGATCGGGACCTGCGTCGTGCAAATCCTCCGCGGGTTCGGCTGCCGCGTGCTGGCGGTCGACCCGAAGCAGAACCCGGACGCCCTCGCCGCCGGGGCGGAATACGTCGACCTGCCCCGCCTGCTGGCGGAGTCGGACGTGATCACGCTGAACTGCCCGCTGAACGACGCGACCCTCCGGCTGATCGACGCCGACGCCCTCGCCGCGATGAAGCCGGGCGTGATGCTGGTGAACGTCTCCCGCGGCGCCGTCGTCGACCACGCCGCCGTGCTAGCCGGCCTGAAGAGCGGCAAGATCGGTTCGCTGGCCCTGGACGTCTATGAGGAGGAAGAGGTGTTCTTCCGCGACGTCAGCGACGAGACCCTCGCCGACGACCAACTCGCCCGCCTGCTGACCTTCCCCAACGTCCTGGTGACGGGGCATCAGGCCTTCTTCACCCGCGAGGCCCTCACCGCGATCGCGGAGACCACGCTGGCGAACCTCAGCGACGTGGAAGCGGGCCGCGACTGTCCCAATCGGGTCTCTAAGTAACGCGGACGCCCGGCCGGGCCTCCGCGTTACGATGCACGCATGACGGAAACGCCGCTCCCCCGCGAAGAGTACGTCGAGCAGCGGCACTTCTTCCGCACGCTCCGCGGCCGCCTGGCGGAGGGCGTGCCCACGCAGGAAGCGCTCGGCCAGGTGCGCGAGGAGTTGCTCGCCACGACCCGTCTGCCGGTGGCGATCGACCTGCTGAACGACGAACTCCGCCAGTCCGGCCGGATGAGCCCGGCGATGGAGCGGCTGAACTTCTACTTCACCCCCTTTCAGGCCTTCGTGGTGGGGAAGGGGGAGGAGGACCGCACGAAGTTCGACAGCACGCTGGCGTTCCTGATCCTCGAACGCCTCGCCGGGTACATGACCGGCGATCGGCCGATCCGCTCCGAGGCCCGCGAGGTGGACGACGCCCCCTCCCGCCGCGGGCTGTTTCTCTACCAGTTCGAAACGCTGGCCCGCAGTCGGCTGGGGTACACGGCCGGCCTGACCGCGGTCGCCGCGGACCCGTTTTACGACGAGACCTGGTCCGGCTGGATCAAGACGATGCGGCGGGCGATCGGCGAGGTGGACTTCGCCGAACTGCTCTATCGCCGCAGCGGGTGGTTCCTCGAACTGAAGCGGCGGGCTGACGGCGATCGGGAGGTGACGGTGCCGTTCGACCTGCTGTTCGGCGAGGCGGAGGGCCGCATCGCCTGGGCGAATCGCGGCAAGGACCCGCTGTACCTGTTCGCGGCGCTCCAGCGGCAACTCGGCTACCCGGAGGTCCCCCGCCCCCCGCGCACCGCCCGGGCCGAGGAGATCCCCCCAGCCGTCCAGGCCCAACTGCACCGGCTCGAACGTCGCCTGCAGTTTCTGGAAGCGGAGCAGAAAGGCGGCTTGAATCTCGACGAACTGGCGGTGCGGGCGGATCGACCGGCGTTTCGGGACGAACCCAACCGTCTGCCGCCCCCGGGACGCCCCTGAGGGTCCCCCCACGGCCCGCGACCTCCCTGATCAGTCCCCGCCGCCGCGGGGGCGCCCCCTCCGCCGCGGAATCGCTTGACCGCCTGCGCCCCGGGCCGCAAGATTTGCGACCCGCCCCGCTTGCCGAGAGTACCGATGGCCGACCACCGCCGAATCAACGTCGAGGAGATCGACGGTGTGACCGTCGCCCGATTCGTCGACAAGAAGATCCTCGACGAGACCAATATCCAGCACATCGGCGACCAGCTGTTCAGTCTGGTGGACGACGACGGGCGTCAGAAGATCCTGCTGGACTTCGAGAACGTCGAGTACCTCTCCAGCGCCGCCCTCGGCAAGCTCATCACCATGGACAAGAAGGTGAAGGCGGCGGGCGGCAAACTGAAGTTGTGCAGTGTCCGGCCGGAGATTTACGAGGTGTTCGCGATCACCAAGCTGAACAAATTATTCGACATTCGCGAAGACCAGGAGCGAGCCCTCGAAGGGTTCTGACCCGGACTTTCCGCTCTGAGGTCCCGACCCGGCGGACGTCTCGCCGGGCGAGCATTCGGCGACCTCGTTCCCGATTCCAACGGTGACGATTTGATGGCGGCTGCAGCTGGCGAAAAGTTCGCGCTGACGATCCCCAGCGACACCGAGGCCGGTATGGCCGCGCAGAACCGCATTCTCAAGTCCTTGGAGCGCCTCGGCTACACGGAGCGGGACCTGTTCGGGATGCGGCTGGCTTTGGAGGAGGCGCTGGTCAACGCGATTAAGCACGGGAA
Coding sequences within:
- a CDS encoding 2-hydroxyacid dehydrogenase, with amino-acid sequence MQIALFSAKPYDREFFAAAAEGSPHEVRFVEATLSADTAPLAEGADAVCIFVNDRCDAAAANALADLGVKAIALRCAGFNNVDLDAAQDRGLAVVRVPAYSPHAVAEHTLGLILCLNRRIHRAYNRVREHNFALSGLLGFDLYGKTCGVVGTGAIGTCVVQILRGFGCRVLAVDPKQNPDALAAGAEYVDLPRLLAESDVITLNCPLNDATLRLIDADALAAMKPGVMLVNVSRGAVVDHAAVLAGLKSGKIGSLALDVYEEEEVFFRDVSDETLADDQLARLLTFPNVLVTGHQAFFTREALTAIAETTLANLSDVEAGRDCPNRVSK
- a CDS encoding STAS domain-containing protein — translated: MADHRRINVEEIDGVTVARFVDKKILDETNIQHIGDQLFSLVDDDGRQKILLDFENVEYLSSAALGKLITMDKKVKAAGGKLKLCSVRPEIYEVFAITKLNKLFDIREDQERALEGF